Within bacterium, the genomic segment GAAAAAGGGTGATGGGGCAGAATGGATACATTCAGGATGAGGTTCAGGTCAAACAGTGCCCTGGCCAGCTGGCGGTTATACCCCAGGTCATCGATCACCAGGGCGACCCTGGCTCTCTGCTTTCGCCTGGCCGCAGGATGCCGCTCTTCGGAGAGAATCCTGCTCTGGAAGATCAGGATGTAGCTTGCGGTATTTGTGTCTTTACTCCCCAGGAAGAAAACCATCTGCCGGTGCGAAGGGGAAATCGTTTCTTCATGGCTGGTGAAGACTTTTCCGCCACGGGCTTGAACCAGATCAAGAACTGTCTTACGGATTTTCGTCCACAGGCCCCTGTCCCCAAGCTCGATTACCCGCTTCAGCGGCAGCGAAGAAGAATCCTCGCCGCCGCTGGCAGTAACACCTTCAAGCCCCAAATCAGACAGGGCTGTTTGAAGAGCTGAATCGAATTCCTGTGCCCAAAAGAAGCGTTTTTCTTCTTCATTCAGAATATCCGGCGGTGGCGGGATAAGCGGGGAGCCCTTCCCCCGGCTGAAGAACAGGGACTTTGCATATTCAGCGCCCTGGTGGAATTTATCCGCAAGCCTGCTCGTGGTGATGGAGAGGAAGCCCAGGATCAGGAAGAAACCTGCCAGAGCCAGAATGATGCCGGCAGGTTTCCCTTTGTCGCTTCGCTTTCTTTTTTTCCTTCTTCCCATCTTCTTCTCTGGACAAGCTTACAGTTTTTTGCTTGCCTCGAGAATTTTGGAAGCTTTAATAATATCGATGGCACGCTGCAGCTGCAGGTCCTCGAAGTATTTGGCCTCATCACCCTCTTTGGTCTTCGGTGAGTTGGGATCAGGCTGCGGCTCTGGCGGGGGAGCCTCTTCTTCACCCTCCGGCTCCAGATTCTTTTTCCGGTTTTCCATATCGACCAGATCCTTTTCCCTGATGGCATGCTCCTCCGAAATGACCATTTTCTTATCTTCCAGGCGCATGTTCTCAACGACGATATCCGGTGTAATTCCCTTGGCATGGATGGAGGTGCCTTTTGGAGTATAATATTTGGCCGTGGTCAGGCGCAGGGCGGAACCATCCGATAAGGGGTAGATAGTCTGAACCGACCCCTTGCCGAAGGTTTTGGTTCCCACCAGTACCGCCCGGCCCCAGTCCTGCAAGGCCCCGGCCACGATCTCGGAAGCGCTGGCACTGCCTGCATTGACCAGGACAACCATGGGCATGCCCTTGGGGATGAGAGGATCATGGGTTGATTTGAAGGTAATGGTCTGCTCCTCCCCTCTCCCTCTGGTGGTGACAATCACCAGTCCTTTAGGCAAAAACTTGTCGGCCACATCTACCGCCACGCTCAGCAGTCCGCCGGCATTGAACCGCTCATCGAGAATAAGTCCGTCAAGTTCCTGAATCTTCATGCCCTTGAGCTCTTTCACCATGTCCGTGGCGGTATTTTCCTGAAACTGGCGCAGCCGGATGTAGCCGATTTTCTTGTCGATGACCTTTGAGCTGACACTGGCCAGTTTGATGATTCCCCGGGTAACGGTGAAATCCTTGGGTTTTTCGAACTCCTTGCGCATTATGGTCAGGGTCACTTTGGTCCCTTTCGGTCCCTTGATTCTCTTGGCCGCTTCGGTCAACGACATGTCACGGGTCGAGACATCGTCGATTTTTAAAATCTGGTCTTCGGATTTCAGACCCATCTGAAAAGCAGGCGTACCTTCAATCGGAGAAACAATGATCAGCACCCCGTCACGGATGGAGATTTCGATTCCGATGCCCTCGAACTTGCCCTGAGTATCAACCTGCATCTCCTTATACATGTCCGGTGTCATGAAGGAGCTGTGAGGATCAAGGGTCTGGAGCATGCCTTTGATAGCGCCGTAGACCAGATCCTTGACCTGGAATTCATCCACGTAGTTGCCCTGCACCTTGGAGAGCACCTCACTGAAGATCCTGAGATCCTCATAGGATTCCTTTCCGGATACTACGGCCCGGCTGCCCAGACTGAAGATTCCTCCCATGAATAAAGCCATAATGAGAAGAGCATAGAGAATAATTCTTTTCTTCCTGTGCACTGCTTTTTCCATTTGTATCTCCTTAAAGTTTTTATCTATAACTTTAGTTACCTGCCATTAGGTTACTGTAGCCATATTAAGGGGTCTACAGGATTTCCCCGGAAGCGGATCTCAAAATAGACCTGCG encodes:
- a CDS encoding divergent polysaccharide deacetylase family protein, translated to MGRRKKRKRSDKGKPAGIILALAGFFLILGFLSITTSRLADKFHQGAEYAKSLFFSRGKGSPLIPPPPDILNEEEKRFFWAQEFDSALQTALSDLGLEGVTASGGEDSSSLPLKRVIELGDRGLWTKIRKTVLDLVQARGGKVFTSHEETISPSHRQMVFFLGSKDTNTASYILIFQSRILSEERHPAARRKQRARVALVIDDLGYNRQLARALFDLNLILNVSILPHHPFSRQCAQMAHDRSWEIILHLPMQPRQCALAYWEKNTLQVGMSKEEMLKILDSGLRDVPGARGVNNHMGSLMLEDRKSMQVILEELKSRGLYFLDSRTTPGSVGYEIAQALEVPSARRQVFLDNQKSVSSIRRQIDLLIDTALKDGQAVGIGHLHPATIQALRESASKFRDKGITLVRVSELVK
- a CDS encoding S41 family peptidase; protein product: MEKAVHRKKRIILYALLIMALFMGGIFSLGSRAVVSGKESYEDLRIFSEVLSKVQGNYVDEFQVKDLVYGAIKGMLQTLDPHSSFMTPDMYKEMQVDTQGKFEGIGIEISIRDGVLIIVSPIEGTPAFQMGLKSEDQILKIDDVSTRDMSLTEAAKRIKGPKGTKVTLTIMRKEFEKPKDFTVTRGIIKLASVSSKVIDKKIGYIRLRQFQENTATDMVKELKGMKIQELDGLILDERFNAGGLLSVAVDVADKFLPKGLVIVTTRGRGEEQTITFKSTHDPLIPKGMPMVVLVNAGSASASEIVAGALQDWGRAVLVGTKTFGKGSVQTIYPLSDGSALRLTTAKYYTPKGTSIHAKGITPDIVVENMRLEDKKMVISEEHAIREKDLVDMENRKKNLEPEGEEEAPPPEPQPDPNSPKTKEGDEAKYFEDLQLQRAIDIIKASKILEASKKL